The Candidatus Eisenbacteria bacterium genomic interval GTCGGCTGCCGGCGTCTCGCGCCGGGCCGCTTCCGTCCGGGTCGGCAGCTTCCAGCGCATTCGCAGGGACGGAGGGCCCGGCGACCGCGGGTCGCCCGGCGAAGCGCCCTGGTCATCGGGGGTCGCGTAGCCGGAGGTGAAGCCGAGCTCGCTCGTCTCCGGCGCGCCCGCCTCTTCCCCGACCGGCGGGTCGCCGGCGGACTCGCTCAGGTCCAGCATCGGGAAGCCGACCTCTTCCTCCATCGCACGCGACTCGAAATCGCGATCGCCTTCCGCCGGAACGGGCACACCCTCGCTGTCGATCGCTTCGAGCAGCTTGTGCAGGTAGGCGCGCGATTCTCCGATGCCCTTGCCGAACCACTCGCGGCTCAGCTTCACGTCCGAGCGCGAATGCGGCGGCGTGAACACGACACGCCGGAAACGCTCGACCCGCTCGCGGTCGCCCGGCCAGATGCGCTGGATCGCGGTGACGGTGTTCTGGCGCCAGTTCTTGAAGCTCTGGTCGCGCACGTTCGCGGTGCGCAGCGTGGCCATCGCCTCGAGCTGCTCCTGCAGCAGCTGGCGGCAGCGCTGGACGTGGGTCGGCGCGCTCACGCTCCGCCCCCGCGCGCGTCACCAGTCCGAGAAGCGCTCCTCGCGCCACGGGTCCGCTTCGTTGTGGTAGCCGTTGCGCTCCCAGAAACCGGGCTCGTCGCGGGCCACCAGCTCGATCCGGCGGATCCACTTCGCGCTCTTCCAGAAGTAGCGCCGGGGCACGACCAGACGCAGCGGCCAGCCGTGCTCGGGCGCGAGCGGTTGGCCATCGTGGCGGTCGGCGAGCAGGACGTCATCCTGGAGAAGCTCCGAAAGCGGCAGGTTGGTCGTGAAGCCGGCTTCCGCGTGCAGGATCGCGAAGCGCGCCTCGAGCTTCGGGGCGGCCTGCGACGTCAGCTCGCGGAACGACACGCCTTCCCAAGTGTTGTCGTAGCGGCTCCACCGCGTCACGCAGTGGATGTCCGAGTGCACCTGGACCCGCGGCAGGAGTTGGAACTCGTCCCACGTCCAGCGCCGTGGGCGCTCGACGAGGCCGTCCACCCTCAGATCCCAGCGGGCGAGGTCGATGACGGGGACCGAGCCGTGGTGCAACACGGGCCACTTCTCCGTCACGATCTGACCCGGCGGGAGCCGGGGCTCCTGCCGTGGACTGCTGACGATATCGGCCGGATGTCGTTCGGAGTTCATGCCGGAGATTCCTGCGTTTCGGGAGGAAGGACTCGCGAGAGTAAGCCGGGCCTCGGGCCGCTCGTCAACCGGCCGTGACCGCGGCGGATCAGGGCCCACCGAACGCCGCACCCGCGGAGCGTTCGGGCCGCGGAGCCACTTCGTGCTCACCCTCGAGGTCCACCGTCGGCAGCTTCCCGCGGTTCGAAACAGCCGGGTCATCGTGGCGGGGGGTTGCCTGCCGGACTTCGACGTGGGCCGGTCTTGCGAACGCCCCGCTCATTCGTCAATCTCGCGCCCGGCCGCACGCCCGCGCAGGGGAGCTTTCCCTGAGGAGGGGTTGCGGACTTCTCCGGGGCGATCGCCCTCGTGGCGAAACGGTGTTCGCGTCCCTCCGGCCGCTCGTTCTCCATGCCGTTCGAGACGCCATCGCAACCTTCGTGACCCACCCAAGGCTGTGCACGCTCGGAACCGGGATCGCACAGCGCCACCCGACGAAAGAGGCCATGATGAACCGACCGCTCCTGGGGACCGTTTCGTTGCTGCTGACCCTGGCCAGCGTCCCGTGCAGCTCCGCCCTTGCCCAGACGCCGGCCGAATCACCGACGACGAGCGCCCCGACCTCACCGGCGACCATGCTCCCGGGCGGCCAGCTGGCGGAGCTGCTTTCGATCTACGTTCCGCGCAGCGAATCGGACCTCGGCCGTTATCTCGAGGACGCGCGCGACCTTCAGCGGGCCTCCGCCAGCGAGATCGACGACACGCGCCGCCGCGCGGCCGAGGCCGACGGCAGGGCGAAGATCATGAAGGAGGAGATGAAGACTTCCAAGGTGCGGCGCGACGTGGCCGGCAAGGCGAAGGACCAGGCCCAGCGCACCCAGTTGGACGCCGCCTTCAAACAGCAGACGAACGAGCAGGCGTACCTCCTGCGGCAGCGAGACGCCCTGCGTGCGGACGCCGTCCGACTCGAGGCGGAGCGCCAGGCCTGGGACCTGCGCGTGAAGGCCCTGGAGCTGGAACTCGACGCGGCGCGGAAGCACGCCGAGGTCGTCGCCCAGCCGAGCGACGCGAACAAGGTCGCGGAGTATCGCTCGCTCCTCCGCAATCTGCTCGAAGCCCAGAAGCAGGCGGCCAACCGCTGGATCGAAGCCTCCGCGGATCGCAAGCGCGTGGCCGAGCGCAAGCTGGCGCAGCTCCAATCCCTGTCGCGCCTGTAAGTCCCGGACGTGTCCGGCGGACAGGACCGAATCCGCCGCCCGGCGCCTGGACAGCAGGACCCGCGTTCGTCAGCGCCGCCGCGGCGAACCCGTGGCGGCCGGGGTGTCACTCGTCCGTCCCGGCCGGGCGGCGGAGCCGCTTGCGCTCTCCCAGCCGGCGCTTGCCCTCGAGCCGGTCCGCGCGGGCGGCCGCGGTCGGCCGTGTGGCCACGCGCGGCTTTGGCTTGCGGCTGCGGGCTTCGAGCGCCCGCCAGACGCGTTCGAGCGCTGCTTCGCGGTTGCGGGTCTGCGAGCGGCTCTCCGTCGCCACGCGCACGAGCCCCGTGGGCCGGTGCCGGACACGCACGCTCGACTCGGTCTTGTTCTTCTTCTGCCCGCCCGGACCCGAGGAGCGGTACGCCTCGACGTCGCACTGGGCGAGCAGCCTGAGCAGGTGTTCCGGGAGCGCCATGCGCGGAATGTAGTCCGCGCGCCGCGGCCTGCCCAGTCCTACGGGCCGAGCTGCGCGCGCAGCGCCGCGAGCTGCGAGCCGCCGGGGACCGCGGCGATGCCGCGCTCGAGCGCCCGCCGCGCGCCGGCGCGATCGCCCGCGTCGAGTCGCGCCCTGGCCTCGAAGACGTAGGGCATCTCTTCGGCCGGCGCGAAGTGCTGCGCGGCGGCGAAGCGCGCCGCGGCTTCGAGGAGCCGGCCCCGGGCGACCTCGACGAGCCCGGCGCAGACGAGCGCGTCGGCCTTCTCCGCGCTCGTGCCGACCTCGAGCGCGCGCGCGACCGAGCGCAGCGCGGAGTCGGGCGCGTCCGAGAGCCGCTGCTGCTCGGCGAGCAGCACCCAGACGCGGCCGTTCCCCGGCGCCAGCGCCGCCGCGCGGTCGAGCAGCGCGCGCGAATCCGCGGGGTTCCCGCGCAGGGAGGCCTCGCGCGCGGCGCGCAGCAGCGGCGGCACCTCACGCCCGCGCCGCTCGTCGGCCACCATCCGCTCGAGCCCCGCG includes:
- a CDS encoding peptide chain release factor-like protein; amino-acid sequence: MALPEHLLRLLAQCDVEAYRSSGPGGQKKNKTESSVRVRHRPTGLVRVATESRSQTRNREAALERVWRALEARSRKPKPRVATRPTAAARADRLEGKRRLGERKRLRRPAGTDE
- a CDS encoding sulfite oxidase-like oxidoreductase: MNSERHPADIVSSPRQEPRLPPGQIVTEKWPVLHHGSVPVIDLARWDLRVDGLVERPRRWTWDEFQLLPRVQVHSDIHCVTRWSRYDNTWEGVSFRELTSQAAPKLEARFAILHAEAGFTTNLPLSELLQDDVLLADRHDGQPLAPEHGWPLRLVVPRRYFWKSAKWIRRIELVARDEPGFWERNGYHNEADPWREERFSDW